TAAAAATCCACGCAATCTGTTTTAAAATCAAATCCGGCGCTACTCTGTATATCATTATAAGGCCCATCTCTGCCAGAAAAGAGCTTAAAATTATAAGCTGAATTTCTCCCATTGGAAATAATCTGACATGTAGATAATATACGATATAAATAAGTGGCAAAAAGGCTATTGTAAGGTATATTGTATCAAAGCCTTTAGGCTTATGATATATGAAAAGCAGCATAAACGCTATTACGAATATCAAAAAGATATCTTTCATAGCCTTTGAGCCTGTCTTAACATATTCTTCCATTAAAATACCACCTTAAATCAAAAATCTGTACTCTTCATTGCCAAATTTTATTACATCATTGTTTTTAATCCTAGCTATATTTTTGACACGCTTTCCATTTACATATGTGCCATTGGTGCTATTCAAATCTTGTATGACGAATTTTTTACCTTTCTTCCTTATCATGGCATGTTTGCTGGAAACGTAAGGATTCTCCACGACTATATCACAGTCATCAGCTCTTCCTATCGTAGTCACCTCAAAAAGATTAAAGCTGCCCCTACCAGAAAGTGACACCAGTTTTGCCTTTGTCACTTCTCTCTCTTTTCTTACGCCTTTTATATCAAGATATATAATTTTAAAAACTCTGTACAAAAATAGATATATAAGCAGTAATAATACATATTTTAATATATTTGCTGCCAGTTGATACATAAAAACACCTCATTGTCTGGCAAGAATTTTTTTCAAAAACTGCCCAGTATATGAAAAGTTGTTTTCAGCCACTTCTTCCGGTGTACCGGTAGCCACAATCCTTCCTCCTCTGTCACCGCCTTCAGGTCCCATATCGATAATATAATCGGCTGATTTAATGACGTCAAGGTTGTGTTCTATCACTATGACCGTATTGCCTCCATCCACAAGCCTGTTTAAAACGTCTAGAAGCCTATCTACATCAGCAAAATGAAGACCTGTAGTCGGCTCGTCAAGTATATACACAGTCTTCCCTGTTGAACGACGAGACAATTCTGTTGCAAGCTTAACCCTTTGGGCTTCGCCGCCAGAAAGCTGTGTGGAAGGCTGCCCCAGCTTAATATACCCCAG
The nucleotide sequence above comes from Thermoanaerobacterium sp. CMT5567-10. Encoded proteins:
- a CDS encoding FHA domain-containing protein, which encodes MYQLAANILKYVLLLLIYLFLYRVFKIIYLDIKGVRKEREVTKAKLVSLSGRGSFNLFEVTTIGRADDCDIVVENPYVSSKHAMIRKKGKKFVIQDLNSTNGTYVNGKRVKNIARIKNNDVIKFGNEEYRFLI